From one Ramlibacter agri genomic stretch:
- a CDS encoding DUF805 domain-containing protein produces the protein MTFIDAVKACFGKYATFSGRAGKAEFWWFALFQFIVLLVLGMFSNLLYGLASLALLLPALAVGTRRLHDIGKSGWFQLIWLVPFVGWILLIYWLVQPSGPANAYGDGPDAPLPEDVVPGAQ, from the coding sequence ATGACGTTCATCGATGCCGTCAAGGCCTGCTTCGGCAAGTACGCCACCTTCTCGGGCCGCGCCGGGAAGGCGGAATTCTGGTGGTTCGCCCTGTTCCAGTTCATCGTCCTTCTGGTGCTCGGCATGTTCAGCAACCTTCTCTATGGCCTGGCCAGCCTCGCCCTGCTGCTGCCGGCGCTGGCCGTGGGCACGCGCCGCCTGCACGACATCGGCAAGAGCGGCTGGTTCCAGCTGATCTGGCTGGTCCCCTTCGTCGGCTGGATCTTGCTGATCTACTGGCTGGTGCAGCCCAGCGGGCCGGCCAACGCATACGGCGACGGGCCCGATGCGCCGTTGCCGGAGGATGTGGTGCCCGGGGCGCAATAA
- a CDS encoding ATP-binding cassette domain-containing protein produces MSLAPLVEFQSVGKSFGGVRAVDDVSLSLYPGEVVAVLGHNGAGKSTLMKLLAGAFAIDQGEIRVNGEPAALATPSEAQALGIETIYQTLALADNLDSVSNLFLGRELKNRWGMLDDFAMERAAREVFRQLNPNFRNIRVPVRALSGGQRQVVAISRAIHFRARTLIMDEPCAALGPEETRMVHDLVRRLKAAGVGIFLISHDMPDVFGLSDRLCVMKNGKAVGTYRTAEVTEDEVLGMIIAGKKVTRVAEAHAA; encoded by the coding sequence ATGAGCTTGGCTCCGCTGGTCGAATTCCAATCCGTTGGCAAGTCCTTCGGCGGCGTGCGCGCGGTCGATGACGTGAGCCTCAGTCTCTATCCGGGCGAAGTGGTGGCGGTGCTCGGGCACAACGGCGCCGGCAAGTCGACGCTGATGAAGCTGCTGGCGGGCGCCTTCGCCATCGACCAGGGCGAGATCCGTGTCAATGGCGAACCGGCGGCGCTCGCCACGCCGTCGGAAGCGCAGGCCCTGGGCATCGAGACCATCTACCAGACCTTGGCGCTGGCCGACAACCTGGACAGCGTCTCCAACCTGTTCCTCGGGCGCGAGCTGAAGAACCGCTGGGGCATGCTGGACGACTTCGCGATGGAGCGCGCCGCGCGGGAGGTGTTCCGCCAGCTCAACCCGAACTTCCGCAACATCCGCGTGCCGGTGCGCGCGCTGTCCGGCGGGCAGCGGCAGGTGGTGGCGATCTCGCGCGCCATCCACTTCCGCGCGCGCACGCTGATCATGGACGAGCCCTGCGCCGCGCTCGGCCCCGAGGAGACACGCATGGTCCACGACCTGGTGCGCCGGCTGAAGGCGGCGGGCGTGGGCATCTTCCTGATCTCGCACGACATGCCCGACGTCTTCGGTTTATCCGATCGCCTGTGCGTGATGAAGAACGGCAAGGCCGTGGGCACCTATCGCACCGCCGAAGTGACGGAGGACGAGGTGCTGGGGATGATCATTGCAGGGAAGAAGGTGACGCGGGTGGCGGAGGCGCATGCGGCTTGA
- a CDS encoding sugar ABC transporter permease: MAQPAEGTQALAEGGTRAPSLPLNERLHISSLDLRLAIMTAVLAVMAIAFHVVTGNFITPENLYNIAQQSAVVGIVAAAIGLVIVERQIDLSVGSVLATVGVLVAWLIYTKGWHWVPACLAGWVVALVIALYQGWLTAYIGVPSFVVTLGGLVTFRGVAYLISDGRTQPVTDATFLLIGGGIDGAIGVTASWVLGIAVCAWLAWSTMQRRRLAVQHGFAPRPLLLDVLYTGFFAVAVLAFVATMCAYRIPSKDVPQGIPNPVLIWGGVVALVAFIVNRTSFGRYIYAIGGNPEAAALVGIPVKWVMLKSFLLLGTMVAVAGVVAVSRLNAGTNSLGTGMELYAIAAAVIGGIALSGGSGTVLGTVLGALVIQFLESGLLLLDVSVGNRMLIIGQVLIVAVVFDVIYRRRTGERLQ; the protein is encoded by the coding sequence ATGGCGCAGCCGGCGGAGGGAACGCAGGCCTTGGCGGAGGGCGGGACGCGAGCCCCGTCCCTGCCGCTGAACGAGCGCCTGCATATCAGCTCGCTCGACTTGCGGCTGGCGATCATGACCGCCGTGCTGGCGGTCATGGCGATCGCCTTCCACGTCGTCACCGGCAACTTCATCACGCCGGAGAACCTGTACAACATCGCGCAGCAGTCGGCGGTGGTCGGCATCGTCGCAGCGGCCATCGGCCTCGTGATCGTGGAGCGGCAGATCGACCTGTCGGTGGGTTCGGTGCTGGCCACGGTGGGCGTGCTGGTCGCCTGGCTGATCTACACCAAGGGCTGGCACTGGGTGCCCGCGTGCCTGGCGGGATGGGTGGTCGCGCTGGTGATCGCGCTGTACCAGGGCTGGCTGACGGCCTATATCGGCGTGCCATCGTTCGTGGTGACGCTGGGCGGCCTGGTCACCTTCCGCGGCGTGGCCTACCTGATCTCCGATGGGCGCACGCAGCCGGTCACCGACGCCACCTTCCTCTTGATCGGCGGCGGCATCGATGGCGCCATCGGCGTCACGGCGAGCTGGGTGCTTGGCATCGCCGTGTGTGCGTGGCTTGCGTGGAGCACCATGCAGCGGCGGCGCCTGGCGGTGCAGCACGGCTTCGCGCCGCGGCCGCTGCTGCTGGACGTGCTGTACACCGGCTTCTTCGCGGTGGCGGTGCTGGCCTTCGTCGCCACCATGTGCGCGTACCGCATCCCCAGCAAGGACGTGCCGCAAGGCATCCCGAACCCGGTGCTGATCTGGGGTGGCGTCGTGGCGCTGGTCGCCTTCATCGTCAACCGCACCAGCTTCGGCCGCTACATCTATGCGATCGGCGGCAACCCGGAAGCCGCGGCGCTGGTAGGTATCCCGGTGAAGTGGGTCATGCTCAAAAGCTTCCTGCTGCTCGGGACGATGGTGGCCGTGGCCGGGGTCGTCGCCGTCTCGCGCCTGAATGCCGGCACGAATTCATTGGGCACGGGCATGGAGCTGTACGCTATCGCCGCAGCGGTGATCGGCGGCATCGCGCTGTCCGGCGGCAGTGGCACGGTGCTGGGAACGGTGCTCGGCGCGCTGGTCATCCAGTTCCTGGAAAGCGGGCTGCTGCTGCTGGACGTGAGCGTGGGCAACCGCATGCTGATCATCGGGCAGGTGCTGATCGTCGCCGTGGTGTTCGACGTGATCTACCGCCGCCGCACCGGGGAGCGCCTGCAATGA
- the xylF gene encoding D-xylose ABC transporter substrate-binding protein, with translation MKKQFQLLFAALVAGACSTSFAQVVGVSWSNFQEERWKTDEKAIKDQLAKLGASYVSADANASAEKQIADVEGLINKGAKVLIILAYDKDAIAPALAKAKARGIPVVAYDRLIEAPEVFYISFDNKEVGRLQAGSIFKVKPKGNYAMIKGSSTDPNANLLREGQQEVIGDAVKKGDIKIVGEEYTDGWKPEVAQKNMEQILTKSGNKVDAVVASNDGTAGGVVAALSARGLKGVPVSGQDGDHAALNRVALGTQTVSVWKDSRDLGREAATVAVALAKGQKVPNATSFAGGEKKVKMNAILLKPIPITASNLDVVIKAGWISKDDACRGVDKATGPAACK, from the coding sequence ATGAAGAAGCAGTTTCAGCTCCTGTTCGCGGCCCTCGTGGCCGGTGCGTGTTCGACCAGCTTCGCCCAGGTCGTCGGCGTCAGCTGGTCCAACTTCCAGGAGGAGCGCTGGAAGACCGACGAGAAGGCCATCAAGGACCAACTCGCCAAGCTCGGCGCCAGCTACGTCAGCGCGGACGCCAACGCCTCGGCTGAAAAGCAGATCGCCGATGTCGAAGGCCTCATCAACAAGGGCGCCAAGGTCCTCATCATCCTGGCCTACGACAAGGACGCCATCGCCCCTGCCCTCGCCAAGGCCAAGGCGCGCGGCATTCCCGTGGTGGCGTACGACCGCCTGATCGAGGCGCCGGAAGTGTTCTACATCTCCTTCGACAACAAGGAGGTGGGACGCCTGCAGGCGGGCTCCATCTTCAAGGTCAAGCCCAAGGGCAACTACGCCATGATCAAGGGCTCCTCCACCGACCCCAACGCCAACCTGCTGCGCGAAGGCCAGCAGGAGGTGATCGGCGACGCGGTCAAGAAGGGCGACATCAAGATCGTGGGCGAGGAATACACCGACGGCTGGAAGCCCGAAGTGGCGCAGAAGAACATGGAGCAGATCCTCACCAAGTCCGGCAACAAGGTCGACGCGGTGGTGGCCTCCAACGACGGCACGGCCGGCGGCGTGGTGGCGGCGCTGTCCGCACGCGGGCTGAAGGGCGTGCCGGTCTCGGGCCAGGACGGCGACCATGCGGCGCTGAACCGGGTGGCACTGGGCACGCAGACTGTCTCCGTGTGGAAGGACTCGCGCGACCTCGGCCGCGAAGCCGCCACCGTGGCCGTGGCGCTGGCCAAGGGCCAGAAGGTGCCGAACGCCACCAGCTTCGCAGGCGGCGAGAAGAAGGTGAAGATGAACGCCATCCTGCTGAAGCCGATCCCGATCACGGCGAGCAACCTCGACGTCGTCATCAAGGCCGGCTGGATCAGCAAGGACGACGCCTGCCGCGGCGTCGACAAGGCCACCGGGCCGGCAGCCTGCAAGTGA
- a CDS encoding sensor histidine kinase, whose translation MRPPAVVATLRALIAAALLLACGMAWAQAAPGPVAHFTSAQELEVPGPAAPLQDRVEAQRLAAGWREVALPFTFAREVILNPDAPSVSTRWFRVQVPALDNPGDTASLYVKRWQTAGQIAVYADGRLVHRSVGSPAWHVFRHPGLLVPLSRTPSEPVPREILVRMDSVQGAGGGLSSFYVGSARALLSQYTVREWFEYQVPFMSSAAFLAVGLFCLGVSLWLRGEPLYLLLAGFSLLQVVRRWHFHTGLEALPVSDAWFGWITVNALAWQIVIMHAFLQLLHGRPMPRLTLALVVLTSFFTVLTLPLGALPALLLLRPALQVLQMSLVTIVLVAGLWHSARSRSWDGMLLCATIVLALVAGVYDWVLAQHLLPMEWFYLTPYIPAFHLAALMFIMLRRYVCAIGEVESVNAGLAHRLAAREAELALSYDRLRAVEQRQVLHEERQRLMQDMHDGLGSSLTSAIRSVERGTLTDADVAQLLADCMDDLKLAIDSMEQVEPDLLLLLATLRFRLEPRIESAGLTLRWEVRDIPPLPWLDASTALHVLRILQEAVTNILRHTRATEIHVATGIADGGVEVCIEDNGHGFDVGKARAEGTGRGLRNQLRRAEAVGGRAEWRSGPEGTCFTLWLPLASAVEAAAEAAGEGA comes from the coding sequence ATGAGGCCCCCTGCCGTGGTTGCCACCTTGCGAGCGCTGATCGCCGCGGCTTTGCTGCTGGCCTGCGGGATGGCCTGGGCGCAGGCAGCCCCTGGCCCCGTCGCGCACTTCACCTCCGCGCAGGAGCTGGAAGTGCCAGGCCCCGCGGCGCCGCTGCAGGACCGCGTCGAGGCGCAGCGCCTGGCCGCGGGCTGGCGCGAGGTGGCGCTGCCCTTCACGTTCGCGCGCGAGGTGATCCTGAATCCCGATGCACCGAGTGTGTCCACGCGCTGGTTCCGCGTACAGGTACCGGCCCTGGACAACCCCGGCGACACGGCCAGCCTGTACGTCAAGCGCTGGCAGACCGCGGGCCAGATCGCCGTGTATGCGGACGGCCGCCTGGTCCATCGTTCGGTCGGCAGCCCCGCGTGGCACGTGTTCCGGCACCCCGGACTGCTCGTTCCCCTGAGCCGCACGCCCTCGGAGCCCGTGCCGCGCGAGATCCTGGTCCGCATGGACAGCGTGCAGGGCGCGGGGGGCGGACTGTCGTCGTTCTACGTGGGCAGCGCGCGGGCCCTGCTCTCGCAGTACACGGTGCGGGAGTGGTTCGAATACCAGGTTCCTTTCATGAGCAGCGCGGCGTTCCTGGCGGTGGGGCTGTTCTGCCTCGGCGTGTCGCTTTGGCTGCGCGGCGAACCGCTGTACCTGCTGCTGGCGGGCTTCTCCCTGCTGCAGGTGGTGCGGCGCTGGCACTTCCACACGGGGCTGGAAGCGCTGCCGGTCAGCGATGCCTGGTTCGGCTGGATCACCGTCAACGCGCTGGCCTGGCAGATCGTGATCATGCATGCCTTCCTGCAACTGCTGCACGGCCGGCCCATGCCGCGGCTGACGCTGGCGCTGGTGGTGCTCACGTCCTTCTTCACGGTGCTCACCTTGCCCCTGGGCGCGCTCCCCGCGCTGCTGCTGCTGCGCCCGGCCCTGCAGGTGCTGCAGATGTCGCTGGTGACGATCGTCCTCGTCGCGGGCCTGTGGCATTCGGCGCGCAGCCGCTCCTGGGACGGCATGCTGCTCTGCGCCACCATCGTCCTCGCCCTGGTCGCCGGCGTCTACGACTGGGTGCTGGCCCAGCACCTGCTGCCGATGGAGTGGTTCTACCTCACGCCCTACATTCCCGCATTTCACCTTGCCGCCCTCATGTTCATCATGCTGCGGCGCTACGTATGCGCGATCGGCGAGGTGGAGAGCGTCAACGCCGGCCTGGCGCACCGCCTGGCGGCCCGCGAGGCGGAGCTGGCTCTCAGCTACGACAGGCTGCGGGCCGTGGAGCAGCGGCAGGTGCTGCACGAGGAGCGGCAACGCCTGATGCAGGACATGCACGACGGCCTCGGCTCCTCGCTCACGAGCGCCATCCGTTCGGTGGAACGCGGAACCTTGACTGACGCCGACGTGGCGCAGCTGCTCGCCGACTGCATGGACGACCTGAAGCTCGCCATCGACTCGATGGAGCAGGTCGAGCCGGACCTGCTGCTGCTGCTGGCGACGCTGCGTTTCCGGCTGGAGCCGCGCATCGAGAGCGCGGGCCTCACGCTGCGCTGGGAGGTGCGCGACATCCCCCCGCTGCCGTGGCTCGACGCTTCGACCGCGCTGCACGTCCTGCGCATCCTGCAGGAAGCGGTCACCAACATCCTGCGCCATACGCGCGCCACGGAGATCCACGTGGCCACCGGTATCGCGGACGGCGGCGTGGAGGTCTGCATCGAAGACAACGGCCACGGTTTCGACGTCGGCAAGGCACGGGCGGAGGGCACCGGGCGGGGGCTGCGCAACCAGTTGCGGCGCGCGGAAGCGGTCGGGGGACGGGCCGAATGGCGCTCGGGTCCGGAGGGCACCTGTTTCACCTTGTGGCTCCCGCTCGCGTCCGCGGTGGAAGCCGCGGCCGAGGCGGCTGGCGAAGGCGCATGA